In a single window of the Acetivibrio clariflavus DSM 19732 genome:
- a CDS encoding amino acid ABC transporter ATP-binding protein has translation MIDVINLKKSYGNLEVLKDITVSIKEGEKVAIIGPSGSGKSTFLRCLNCMEDPTSGSIIFEGVDIADMKVDINIYRRDMGMVFQQFNLFNNKTVIENIMLAPVYIGIHDLNVKKFKNFFIKIKNIFAMEKTPLYEINTSKEKIKAEARENAMRLLKRIGLEDKANVYPSTLSGGQKQRIAIIRALAMNPKVILFDEPTSALDPEMVGEVLDLIKQLAEEGMTMVIVTHEMGFAREVATRVLFMDGGKILEDNTPEEIFTNPQNPRTKEFLSKVL, from the coding sequence GTGATAGACGTAATTAACCTGAAAAAAAGCTACGGCAACCTTGAAGTATTGAAGGATATTACGGTCAGTATCAAAGAAGGAGAAAAGGTTGCCATTATAGGTCCTTCAGGAAGCGGAAAAAGCACCTTTCTTCGTTGCCTCAATTGTATGGAGGATCCGACAAGCGGATCTATTATATTTGAAGGTGTTGACATTGCAGATATGAAGGTAGATATTAATATCTATCGTCGGGATATGGGAATGGTATTTCAGCAGTTCAACCTCTTCAATAATAAAACTGTAATTGAAAATATAATGCTTGCACCGGTATATATAGGGATACATGATCTTAATGTAAAGAAGTTTAAAAATTTCTTTATAAAAATTAAAAACATTTTTGCAATGGAAAAAACTCCTTTATATGAGATTAATACATCAAAAGAAAAGATAAAGGCCGAGGCAAGGGAAAACGCCATGCGCTTGCTGAAAAGAATCGGCTTGGAGGACAAAGCTAATGTCTATCCATCAACTCTTTCCGGCGGTCAGAAGCAAAGAATAGCAATAATTCGTGCCCTTGCAATGAACCCGAAGGTCATTCTGTTTGATGAGCCCACTTCAGCTTTAGATCCCGAGATGGTGGGAGAAGTTCTTGACCTTATCAAGCAGTTGGCAGAAGAGGGTATGACCATGGTCATAGTAACCCATGAAATGGGTTTTGCAAGAGAAGTGGCCACCAGAGTTTTGTTTATGGATGGGGGAAAAATTTTGGAGGATAATACTCCCGAGGAGATTTTTACAAATCCTCAGAATCCAAGAACCAAGGAATTTTTATCTAAGGTATTATAA
- a CDS encoding amino acid ABC transporter permease produces MGNFDKKLMKFWEIFYTNKGYTKVLIGLWNTLCIATLGLFIGIVIGTIIAGIKVMPKYKRLPKILEKICDFYVGLFRGTPVVVQLLVAYFVVLPLIGIKLTPLTVCVLVFGLNSGAYVSEIMRSGIMSVDHGQMEAGRALGLSYRVTMLKIVIPQAVKNILPTLGNEFIALIKETSVVSFVGASDLYVAFSYIGSNSYEFMVPYLAMALIYIVLVMIIASLIKVMERRLRKSDRRN; encoded by the coding sequence ATGGGAAATTTTGATAAAAAATTGATGAAGTTTTGGGAGATTTTTTATACCAATAAAGGCTATACAAAAGTCCTTATAGGACTTTGGAATACGCTCTGTATTGCAACTTTAGGACTTTTTATAGGTATTGTTATCGGTACGATAATTGCCGGTATCAAAGTAATGCCTAAATATAAAAGATTACCCAAAATACTGGAGAAAATATGTGACTTTTATGTCGGATTGTTCAGAGGCACGCCGGTTGTGGTGCAGCTTTTGGTAGCATATTTTGTTGTGCTTCCTCTTATTGGAATAAAATTGACTCCACTCACGGTATGTGTACTGGTATTCGGTCTCAATAGCGGTGCTTATGTTTCTGAGATAATGAGAAGCGGTATTATGTCGGTAGACCATGGTCAGATGGAGGCAGGCCGGGCACTGGGGTTGAGTTATCGGGTAACAATGCTTAAGATAGTTATTCCTCAGGCGGTTAAAAATATATTGCCAACGCTGGGAAATGAGTTTATAGCGTTGATCAAGGAAACCTCTGTTGTAAGCTTTGTGGGTGCTTCAGACTTATACGTTGCTTTTAGTTATATAGGAAGCAACAGCTATGAATTTATGGTTCCATACCTTGCTATGGCGCTAATCTATATTGTATTGGTTATGATAATAGCATCGCTTATAAAAGTAATGGAAAGGAGGCTGAGAAAGAGTGATAGACGTAATTAA